GCTCGATTCGAATTCAAGAAAGAACAGAAGTCGGCCTACGAAGCTGAGGTAGGCCTCACAGAGGAGACTGTCCGGAAGATCAGCGAGGACAAAGACGAGCCCGAGTGGATGCTCGAACGGCGTCTCCGCGCCTTAGAGCAGTACAAGGAGATGCCGATGCCGACCGACTGGCCCGGCCAACCGGACCTTTCGGAGGTCAACATCGACGAGATCGTACCCTACATCCGACCGGACATCGAGACCCGCGGCGGCGAGGACGACTGGGACGATCTCCCCGACGAGATTCAAGACACCTTCGACAAGCTGGGTATCCCCGAGGCCGAACAGCAGGCGCTTTCGGGTGTCGGTGCCCAGTACGAATCCGAGATCGTCTACCAGAACATGCAAGAGCAGTGGGAGGAGAAGGGCGTCGTGTTCATGGACATGGACAAGGCTGTCCAGGAACACCCCGAACTCGTCCGCGAGCACTTCATGACGAAGGCCGTCCCGCCAAGCGACAACAAGTTCGCGGCGCTGCACGGCGCAGTCTGGTCGGGCGGGAGCTTCGTCTACATCCCCGAGGGCGTCACCGTTCAGATGCCCATTCAGGCCTATTTCCGGATGAATTCGGAGGGCATGGGCCAGTTCGAACACACCCTCATCATCGCCGAGGAGAACTCGGAAGTCCACTACATCGAAGGGTGTTCGGCCCCCCAATACGCCCGCCACAACCTCCACAGTGGTGGCGTCGAGGTCTTCGTCAAGGAAGGCGCTCACGTCCAGTACTCGACCGTCCAAAACTGGTCGAAGAACACCTACAACCTCAACACCAAGCGCGCCATCGTCGAAGCCGACGGCCGCATGGAGTGGATCTCCGGATCGATGGGCTCGAAGGCCACCATGCTGTACCCGAGTTCCATCCTCAAAGGCCCCGGCGCAAGCGACAATCACATCACCATCGCCTTCGCGGGCGAGGGCCAAGACATCGACACCGGCGCGAAGGTCTACCACAACGCGCCGAACACGAAGTCAACCATCGAATCGAAGTCCATCGCCAAAGACGGTGGGCGGACGAACTATCGCGGCCTGGTCCACATCGCCAACG
The sequence above is drawn from the Halorhabdus sp. CBA1104 genome and encodes:
- the sufB gene encoding Fe-S cluster assembly protein SufB; amino-acid sequence: MSSDNDLESTDTEARFEFKKEQKSAYEAEVGLTEETVRKISEDKDEPEWMLERRLRALEQYKEMPMPTDWPGQPDLSEVNIDEIVPYIRPDIETRGGEDDWDDLPDEIQDTFDKLGIPEAEQQALSGVGAQYESEIVYQNMQEQWEEKGVVFMDMDKAVQEHPELVREHFMTKAVPPSDNKFAALHGAVWSGGSFVYIPEGVTVQMPIQAYFRMNSEGMGQFEHTLIIAEENSEVHYIEGCSAPQYARHNLHSGGVEVFVKEGAHVQYSTVQNWSKNTYNLNTKRAIVEADGRMEWISGSMGSKATMLYPSSILKGPGASDNHITIAFAGEGQDIDTGAKVYHNAPNTKSTIESKSIAKDGGRTNYRGLVHIANGAKGSQTNVECDALMFDNESTSDTMPYMEIQENEVDVAHEATVGKIGDEDIFYLQSRGLDDDDAKQMIVAGFIEPITEELPIEYAVELNRLIELEMEGSLG